One window from the genome of candidate division KSB1 bacterium encodes:
- a CDS encoding type II toxin-antitoxin system RelE/ParE family toxin — translation MNNHRYLVRVSHPAQIDYSQILDYLIEKSPRAAENFEEKFDKLLERLENSPFFGKFPPYEELRAEGYRMAILDKYLVFYIVQGSVVEVHRIIHGARDYLKIVRGY, via the coding sequence ATGAACAATCATCGGTATCTGGTGCGTGTTTCGCATCCGGCTCAAATAGACTATTCTCAGATCCTCGACTATCTTATTGAAAAAAGCCCTCGGGCAGCGGAAAATTTTGAAGAGAAATTCGACAAGTTGCTCGAGCGACTTGAGAATTCCCCCTTTTTCGGCAAATTTCCCCCTTATGAAGAACTGCGTGCTGAAGGGTATCGCATGGCAATTCTCGACAAGTATCTTGTTTTTTATATCGTTCAAGGTTCGGTTGTTGAAGTTCATCGTATCATTCATGGCGCGCGTGATTATCTAAAAATAGTGCGAGGCTATTAG
- the trpB gene encoding tryptophan synthase subunit beta, whose product MDFSLYPDRHGKFRVPDNDVAFGGRYVPEVLIPALDELEQAYAAIRHDTNFQNDLDEALHAYAGRPTPVTFAGRLSEQIGSRIFLKREDLAHTGAHKINNAIGQILLAKKMGKRRIIAETGAGQHGVAAATVCARYGLPCTIYMGEEDMQRQRLNVFRMKLLGAEVVPVKSGSRTLKDAINETIRDWVTNVRDTFYLIGSVVGPHPYPLIVRDFQSIIGSETREQILALTGKLPDRIVACVGGGSNAIGMFHPFLNEAAVQLYGIEAAGCGLDSGKHAATLSRGRVGVLHGAMSYLLQNDDGQIQEAHSISAGLDYPGVGPEHSFLKTIGRVQYHAVTDAEALLAFENLAKLEGIVPALESSHALAYLQNLKSFVTMNEVIVVCLSGRGDKDVEVAQTANSLALFLDNHARHE is encoded by the coding sequence ATGGATTTTTCTCTTTATCCTGATCGTCATGGCAAGTTTCGCGTACCGGACAACGACGTTGCCTTTGGCGGGCGTTACGTTCCGGAAGTGTTGATACCGGCGCTTGACGAGCTTGAACAGGCTTACGCCGCAATACGCCACGACACGAATTTTCAAAATGATTTGGATGAAGCGCTGCATGCTTACGCCGGCCGGCCGACGCCGGTGACATTTGCCGGACGGCTTTCCGAACAGATCGGCAGCCGGATTTTTCTCAAACGCGAAGATTTGGCGCACACCGGCGCGCACAAAATCAATAACGCCATCGGACAAATTTTATTGGCAAAAAAAATGGGCAAGCGCCGGATCATCGCCGAGACCGGTGCCGGGCAGCACGGCGTGGCGGCGGCGACGGTTTGCGCGCGTTACGGTCTGCCGTGCACGATTTACATGGGCGAAGAAGACATGCAACGGCAGCGTTTGAATGTGTTTCGCATGAAGCTGCTCGGCGCCGAAGTTGTGCCGGTAAAAAGCGGCAGCCGCACGTTGAAGGACGCGATCAACGAGACGATCCGCGATTGGGTGACAAATGTGCGCGACACGTTTTATCTCATCGGCTCGGTGGTCGGGCCGCATCCGTATCCGTTGATCGTGCGCGATTTTCAGAGCATCATCGGCAGCGAAACACGCGAGCAGATTCTCGCACTCACGGGAAAATTGCCGGATCGCATCGTCGCGTGTGTCGGCGGCGGCAGCAACGCGATCGGCATGTTTCATCCTTTTCTCAATGAGGCGGCGGTGCAGTTATACGGCATCGAAGCCGCGGGCTGCGGTCTCGATTCGGGAAAACATGCGGCCACGCTTTCGCGCGGCCGTGTCGGCGTGTTGCACGGCGCGATGAGTTATCTTTTGCAAAATGACGACGGCCAAATTCAGGAAGCGCATTCGATTTCCGCCGGCTTGGATTATCCCGGCGTCGGCCCGGAGCACAGTTTTCTCAAAACCATTGGGCGCGTGCAATACCATGCCGTCACCGACGCTGAAGCGCTGCTGGCGTTTGAAAATCTCGCCAAACTCGAAGGCATCGTCCCCGCGCTGGAAAGCTCACACGCGCTGGCGTATTTGCAAAACTTGAAAAGCTTTGTTACAATGAATGAGGTGATTGTGGTTTGTCTTTCGGGACGAGGGGATAAGGATGTGGAAGTTGCGCAGACGGCTAATAGCCTCGCACTATTTTTAGATAATCACGCGCGCCATGAATGA
- the atpH gene encoding ATP synthase F1 subunit delta, with amino-acid sequence MKEEILARRYAKALFEMAQARNVLEKIRSELHNFATVLEEHREFADFFRSPENSRAAKKAALERAFQDRYSALFFNFLMLVVQKGRHSVIGEIVRAFNALYDRHIRRARALAITAVPLDTRLADDLQARLSRSLNKQIELENKVDPTILGGIVLNVDGQVLDGSVKQQLDRLRAEFLGRRN; translated from the coding sequence ATGAAAGAAGAAATTCTCGCGCGGCGCTACGCCAAAGCGCTGTTTGAAATGGCGCAGGCGCGAAACGTGCTTGAAAAAATTCGCAGCGAGCTGCACAATTTCGCGACGGTTTTGGAAGAACATCGTGAATTTGCCGATTTCTTTCGTTCGCCGGAAAACAGCCGTGCCGCTAAAAAGGCGGCGTTGGAACGAGCTTTTCAGGATCGGTATTCTGCCCTCTTTTTCAATTTCCTGATGCTCGTCGTGCAAAAAGGCCGGCACAGTGTCATCGGAGAAATCGTTCGCGCGTTTAACGCGCTTTACGACCGGCACATTCGCCGCGCCCGCGCCCTCGCCATCACCGCCGTGCCGCTGGACACCAGGCTGGCGGACGATTTGCAAGCCAGGCTCTCCAGGAGTCTGAACAAACAGATCGAGTTGGAGAACAAAGTCGATCCGACGATTCTCGGCGGTATCGTGCTGAACGTCGACGGCCAGGTTCTCGACGGTTCCGTCAAACAGCAGTTGGATCGCCTGCGCGCGGAGTTTTTGGGAAGGAGAAATTAA
- a CDS encoding ATP synthase F0 subunit C produces MEALSFAHLAAGLGAGIVALGAGFGIGKIASSAMDAIGRQPEAAGDVRGTMIIAAVLIEGVALFGEVICVLLANK; encoded by the coding sequence ATGGAAGCTTTGAGTTTCGCACATCTCGCGGCTGGTTTGGGCGCCGGCATTGTCGCCTTGGGCGCTGGTTTTGGCATCGGCAAGATTGCCAGTTCGGCGATGGACGCCATCGGCCGCCAACCGGAAGCTGCCGGTGACGTTCGCGGTACGATGATTATCGCCGCCGTGCTGATCGAAGGCGTGGCGCTTTTCGGTGAAGTCATTTGTGTGCTGCTGGCTAACAAATAA
- the atpB gene encoding F0F1 ATP synthase subunit A, translated as MADPPGESPFSVSPIDTSHAAAAQEGHGGSDNIGDVIMHHISDSHEIELPFIGAVHLPRFELFGIDFSITKHVVMMMVAAVLLIIVLSLAARRRHPNEVPTGFAAAIETVVEFIRNEIAIPNMGEALGIRFVPYLCTLFFFILTCNLLGLVPFAATATGNVSVTAALASLTFIFTQAAGIKAHGLGGYLKHFTGGVHPAMWIIMIPVEFLGLFTKPFALCIRLYANMTAGHVVILSLISLIFIFGQGGANPWAGYGVAPLSIGFSLFVNLLEIFVALLQAYIFTLLSALFIGFAAHSGHEEEGQEAHH; from the coding sequence TTGGCTGATCCGCCGGGCGAATCTCCCTTCTCAGTTTCCCCCATTGATACCTCTCACGCCGCAGCGGCGCAAGAAGGCCACGGCGGTAGTGACAATATTGGCGACGTGATCATGCATCACATCAGCGACAGCCATGAAATCGAGTTGCCCTTCATCGGTGCCGTGCATCTACCGCGCTTCGAATTGTTTGGAATCGACTTTTCCATCACCAAACACGTGGTGATGATGATGGTGGCGGCGGTTCTGCTGATCATCGTATTGAGTTTGGCCGCGCGCCGGCGCCATCCCAATGAAGTCCCCACCGGATTTGCGGCGGCGATCGAAACTGTGGTGGAATTTATCCGCAATGAGATCGCCATTCCCAACATGGGCGAAGCCCTCGGCATCAGGTTTGTGCCGTATTTGTGCACCTTGTTCTTTTTTATTCTTACCTGTAATCTTCTGGGCTTGGTGCCGTTTGCGGCCACGGCGACGGGCAATGTCAGCGTCACCGCCGCGCTGGCCTCATTGACCTTTATTTTCACACAAGCGGCGGGCATCAAAGCGCACGGCCTCGGCGGCTATCTCAAGCATTTTACCGGCGGCGTCCATCCCGCCATGTGGATTATCATGATCCCGGTGGAATTTCTCGGCCTGTTTACCAAGCCGTTTGCGTTGTGCATTCGTTTGTATGCAAACATGACCGCCGGCCATGTCGTCATTCTCTCGCTCATCAGTTTGATTTTCATTTTCGGCCAGGGCGGCGCCAACCCCTGGGCCGGTTATGGTGTGGCACCGTTGTCGATCGGCTTCAGTTTGTTCGTCAATTTATTGGAAATTTTTGTCGCGCTTTTGCAGGCGTATATTTTTACCCTGCTTTCAGCTTTGTTCATCGGCTTTGCTGCTCATTCCGGCCATGAGGAGGAAGGGCAGGAGGCGCATCATTAA
- a CDS encoding polymer-forming cytoskeletal protein, with protein sequence MDDFEKSGDLNTIIGKGSAVDGTLKVQSSLRVDGRIKGQVSTTDSLVIGKEGEIEGEIRVKNAIVGGKIKGKIFASGKVVLESKSSFYGELKTSKLVIDEGAIFEGVCSMTDDGKMLALPEGAALADRARPGERLVRPEVQVNR encoded by the coding sequence ATGGACGATTTCGAGAAAAGTGGAGATTTAAACACGATTATTGGAAAGGGGTCGGCTGTTGATGGCACGCTCAAAGTGCAAAGCAGTCTGCGTGTGGATGGAAGAATCAAAGGTCAGGTTAGCACAACCGATTCGCTCGTCATCGGCAAAGAAGGCGAGATCGAGGGCGAAATTCGCGTCAAGAACGCCATCGTCGGCGGCAAGATCAAAGGCAAAATTTTCGCCAGCGGCAAGGTCGTGTTGGAATCCAAATCCTCGTTTTACGGCGAGCTGAAAACCTCCAAGCTCGTCATCGACGAGGGCGCGATCTTTGAAGGCGTTTGTTCGATGACGGACGACGGCAAAATGCTGGCACTGCCGGAAGGCGCTGCCCTTGCCGATCGCGCCCGCCCCGGCGAGCGCCTGGTGCGGCCTGAAGTACAAGTTAATCGATAG
- a CDS encoding AtpZ/AtpI family protein, whose amino-acid sequence MRKAAPTNWTRLIAVYGDLGLRFAVAAALGGYLGYLLDQKLSITPIGLILGVMLGGTAGFISLYRTVLRTESKNDSSQGRQAPPQKN is encoded by the coding sequence GTGCGAAAAGCCGCCCCAACGAATTGGACACGACTCATCGCCGTTTACGGAGATTTGGGATTGCGTTTTGCAGTCGCCGCGGCGCTGGGTGGCTATCTGGGTTATCTGCTCGACCAGAAACTGTCCATTACACCCATCGGTTTGATCTTGGGCGTGATGCTCGGTGGAACCGCCGGGTTCATCAGCCTTTATCGCACCGTTCTGCGCACTGAATCTAAAAACGATTCAAGCCAGGGTCGGCAAGCGCCACCTCAGAAAAATTGA
- a CDS encoding bifunctional anthranilate synthase component II/anthranilate phosphoribosyltransferase, translated as MILIIDNFDSFTYNLVQYLGELGAALQVFRNNAVTVEQIAEMKPAGIVISPGPGRPEEAGVTISVIQKLAGKIPLLGVCLGHQAIGAAFGGEVVRAPELMHGKTSEIHHDGKGLFREIENPFIATRYHSLIIAEASLPSSLEVTARSESGLIMGVRHREFLVEGVQFHPESIMTAAGKNILRNFLQLCSSDKNAVQTNAAVPSQSPPSSHFNSKSGNRMLQQTIAQVIDRIDLGRAQAYAAMNEIMSGAATPAQIAAFLVAMRMKGERPQEVAGLAQAMRERATPVTTRRENPIDMCGTGGDGKGTFNISTVASFVAAGGGVTVAKHGNRSVSSQCGSADVLEALGVNINLTAAQMSQCLDEIGIAFLFAPVLHSATKHAVGPRKEIGTRTVFNILGPLTNPAGVKRQLLGVYDRQLAALMAEVLAELGAEHALVVHSDDGLDEISASGSTTMLEIRQGRISEKTLAPEDFGFLPANGESIAGGNAVQNAQTALRILHGEKSAGRDIVIANAACGFWVAGLAKNISEGVAMARQSLDSGTALAKLEALRQLSNSFNS; from the coding sequence ATGATTTTAATCATCGACAACTTTGATTCCTTCACCTACAATCTCGTGCAATATCTCGGCGAGCTGGGCGCGGCGTTGCAGGTGTTTCGCAATAACGCCGTCACAGTGGAGCAGATTGCGGAGATGAAACCGGCAGGCATTGTGATTTCTCCCGGGCCAGGACGGCCTGAGGAGGCCGGCGTCACCATTTCGGTGATCCAAAAATTGGCCGGCAAAATTCCACTGCTCGGCGTTTGTCTTGGCCATCAAGCCATCGGCGCGGCTTTCGGCGGCGAGGTGGTGCGCGCTCCGGAATTGATGCACGGCAAAACCTCTGAAATTCATCACGACGGCAAGGGGCTGTTTCGTGAAATTGAAAATCCTTTCATCGCCACGCGCTATCACTCGTTGATCATTGCGGAAGCCTCGCTGCCTTCCAGCCTCGAAGTGACGGCGCGCAGCGAAAGCGGCTTGATCATGGGCGTGCGGCATCGCGAGTTTTTGGTCGAAGGCGTGCAGTTTCATCCGGAATCGATCATGACTGCCGCTGGAAAAAACATTCTGCGCAATTTTTTGCAGCTTTGTTCTTCCGACAAAAATGCAGTACAGACAAACGCCGCGGTGCCTTCGCAGAGTCCGCCCTCGTCCCATTTCAACTCGAAATCGGGAAATCGTATGTTGCAACAAACCATTGCACAGGTTATCGACCGCATCGATCTTGGCCGTGCGCAAGCTTACGCCGCCATGAACGAAATCATGAGCGGGGCGGCGACGCCGGCGCAGATTGCGGCTTTTCTTGTGGCCATGCGCATGAAAGGCGAACGGCCGCAGGAAGTCGCCGGCTTGGCCCAAGCGATGCGCGAGCGCGCCACGCCAGTGACGACGCGGCGGGAAAATCCCATCGATATGTGTGGCACCGGCGGCGATGGCAAAGGCACGTTCAACATTTCAACGGTGGCGTCATTCGTGGCGGCCGGCGGTGGCGTGACGGTGGCGAAACACGGCAATCGTTCGGTTTCCAGCCAATGCGGCAGCGCCGATGTTTTGGAAGCGCTCGGCGTCAACATCAACCTCACCGCGGCGCAGATGAGCCAATGTCTCGATGAAATCGGCATCGCGTTTTTGTTCGCGCCGGTTTTGCACAGCGCCACCAAACACGCGGTCGGCCCGCGCAAGGAAATCGGCACTCGCACCGTCTTCAACATTCTCGGCCCGCTCACCAATCCCGCCGGCGTCAAGCGGCAGTTGCTGGGCGTTTATGATCGCCAACTCGCAGCGCTGATGGCGGAAGTTCTCGCCGAGCTTGGCGCAGAACACGCGCTGGTCGTGCATAGTGATGACGGCCTCGACGAAATTTCAGCGAGCGGTTCGACCACGATGCTCGAAATACGCCAAGGCCGCATTTCCGAAAAAACGCTGGCGCCGGAAGATTTTGGATTTTTGCCTGCCAACGGCGAGAGCATCGCCGGCGGCAACGCCGTTCAGAACGCGCAGACGGCTTTGCGAATTTTGCACGGCGAAAAAAGCGCCGGTCGCGACATCGTGATCGCCAATGCAGCGTGCGGCTTTTGGGTGGCGGGTCTGGCAAAAAATATTTCGGAGGGCGTGGCCATGGCCAGACAGAGTCTCGACTCCGGCACGGCGCTGGCAAAGCTCGAAGCACTGCGCCAACTGAGCAACAGTTTTAACTCTTAA
- a CDS encoding DUF433 domain-containing protein has protein sequence MRETVGGEPYEYYRMGRYIVSAPGICGGRPTFKYTRIDVRHALSLLAAGWPVDMVAKDFGLPVQAVKEAVKVASKALDKHEGAYAKAA, from the coding sequence GTGCGTGAAACGGTTGGTGGTGAGCCGTATGAGTATTATCGAATGGGGCGATACATTGTTAGTGCCCCAGGAATCTGTGGCGGACGCCCCACGTTCAAGTACACACGCATCGATGTTCGCCATGCTCTGTCACTGTTGGCGGCAGGATGGCCTGTCGATATGGTGGCAAAAGATTTCGGCCTGCCGGTGCAAGCGGTAAAAGAGGCTGTGAAAGTGGCATCAAAAGCCCTTGATAAACACGAAGGGGCGTACGCCAAAGCAGCATGA
- a CDS encoding phosphoribosylanthranilate isomerase produces MIPAKICGITRFEDAQLAVELGAGAIGFVFYPKSPRYIEAGAAGCISEKLPPHVARIGVFVNPDLETLMITAKTAHLTHIQFHGEESASLCEHVPLPVIKTVRNATELEKYVHAPVAAFLIDSRTLNQFGGTGQLADWSFCRQVRETARVILAGGLSAGNVAEAVEIASPDAVDLSSSIESSPGVKDHQKLREFFAALEKVGAKSDWRSAVFLI; encoded by the coding sequence ATGATTCCGGCAAAAATTTGCGGCATCACGCGTTTTGAAGATGCGCAGCTCGCCGTTGAATTGGGCGCTGGCGCCATCGGATTTGTGTTTTATCCGAAAAGTCCGCGCTATATTGAGGCAGGCGCCGCTGGCTGCATCAGTGAGAAATTACCGCCGCACGTGGCGCGTATCGGTGTGTTTGTCAACCCCGATTTGGAAACGCTGATGATCACAGCGAAAACCGCGCATCTCACGCACATTCAGTTTCACGGCGAAGAAAGCGCCTCACTTTGCGAGCATGTGCCGTTGCCGGTGATTAAAACCGTGCGCAACGCCACTGAATTGGAAAAATATGTGCATGCGCCAGTCGCCGCTTTTTTAATCGACAGCAGAACGCTGAATCAATTCGGCGGCACCGGGCAATTGGCCGATTGGAGTTTTTGCCGGCAAGTACGAGAAACTGCTCGCGTGATTCTCGCCGGCGGGCTTTCAGCGGGCAATGTTGCTGAAGCTGTTGAAATCGCCTCACCCGACGCGGTTGATCTTTCCAGTTCCATCGAGTCGTCGCCCGGCGTCAAAGATCATCAAAAGCTGCGGGAATTTTTTGCAGCGTTGGAAAAAGTTGGCGCGAAGTCCGACTGGCGCTCGGCGGTTTTTCTAATTTGA
- a CDS encoding M23 family metallopeptidase, with translation MKKKRARRISVLLIPDDNAEPYNFRVSWLLAKVLIALGIVLALHMVLGGVFYWKYYRISAENNELERSNTQLLEDNKRVYQLSAELERMSKEQAKILSLLGVDPQARGGMSAILPNNLDNNQPMVTAKINPSMSGAEIATGSESVKEATMPSSGFTIRRRDNDSRFAANMPTLLPVEGVLTTEFSRSKEFPFRSHPGIDIAGKRGSVVLAAGDGQVVFANWTYVWGNLVIIHHGDNMFSYYGHNDRLLVHDRTFVKRGEPIALLGSSGQSSGPHLHFEVWKDGVAIDPRQILLAFRANSK, from the coding sequence ATGAAAAAAAAACGTGCGCGAAGAATTTCGGTTTTGCTCATCCCGGATGACAATGCCGAGCCGTATAATTTTCGCGTGAGTTGGCTGCTCGCCAAAGTGCTGATTGCTCTCGGCATCGTTCTGGCGCTTCATATGGTTTTAGGTGGAGTTTTTTATTGGAAGTATTATCGAATCTCCGCCGAGAACAACGAACTGGAGCGGTCGAATACGCAACTGCTGGAAGACAACAAACGCGTCTACCAGTTGTCCGCGGAATTGGAACGGATGAGCAAGGAGCAGGCAAAGATTTTGAGCCTGTTGGGCGTTGATCCGCAGGCCCGGGGCGGCATGAGCGCCATTTTGCCGAACAATCTAGACAATAATCAGCCGATGGTCACGGCAAAAATTAATCCGTCAATGTCGGGCGCGGAAATCGCCACCGGCTCTGAGTCAGTAAAAGAAGCGACGATGCCGTCGAGCGGCTTTACGATCCGGCGGCGCGACAATGATTCGCGGTTTGCCGCGAACATGCCGACGCTGCTGCCGGTGGAAGGCGTGTTGACGACGGAATTTTCGCGCAGCAAAGAGTTTCCGTTTCGCTCGCATCCGGGCATTGATATTGCCGGCAAGCGCGGCTCCGTGGTTCTGGCCGCCGGTGACGGGCAGGTGGTGTTCGCCAATTGGACGTATGTTTGGGGGAATCTCGTCATTATTCATCATGGCGATAATATGTTTTCATATTATGGGCACAATGATCGGCTTCTGGTCCATGATCGAACGTTTGTGAAAAGAGGCGAGCCGATCGCGTTGTTGGGGAGTTCTGGCCAAAGCTCCGGCCCGCATCTGCACTTCGAGGTTTGGAAGGACGGTGTGGCCATAGACCCCCGCCAGATACTCCTTGCGTTTCGCGCCAACTCGAAATAG
- the atpF gene encoding F0F1 ATP synthase subunit B, translated as MLELHTGLIVWTIIIFLLLLFILRRVAWKPIVGALEERTKKIKDSLEKAEAAQRAAENARAEYEAMMAKASKEAQELIARSRKDAESARAKIVAGAQTESEQIKQRTLREIDLARQKALEEIKQTAAELSVSIAGRIIGRSLAMKDHQDLIRQALSEMHNLSGEPN; from the coding sequence ATGCTTGAACTTCATACCGGTCTGATCGTATGGACCATCATCATTTTTTTGCTGTTGCTTTTCATTCTGCGTCGGGTGGCGTGGAAGCCGATCGTCGGCGCGCTCGAAGAGCGCACCAAAAAGATCAAGGATTCTTTGGAAAAGGCGGAAGCGGCGCAGCGGGCGGCGGAAAACGCCCGCGCAGAATATGAAGCGATGATGGCGAAAGCGAGCAAGGAAGCGCAGGAGTTGATCGCCCGCAGCCGCAAAGACGCCGAATCCGCGCGCGCCAAAATCGTGGCCGGCGCGCAAACCGAATCCGAGCAGATCAAGCAGCGCACGCTGCGGGAAATCGACCTGGCGCGCCAAAAAGCGCTCGAGGAAATCAAGCAGACGGCGGCGGAATTGTCTGTCAGCATCGCCGGCCGCATCATCGGCCGCTCATTGGCCATGAAAGATCATCAGGATCTCATCCGCCAGGCCTTGAGCGAAATGCACAATCTGAGCGGCGAGCCGAATTGA
- the trpC gene encoding indole-3-glycerol phosphate synthase TrpC, with the protein MQISSTESFLSRIVSNKRDEIIRAEKNLSFASLQRLAQAQSAPRDFRQALAVGENIAVIAEMKKASPSAGVLREDFDPVALAKSHVAHGAAALSVLTDEKFFGGNLENLQKARAVCALPILRKDFILNPYQILEARAFGADAILLIVAMLDRSQLFELLSAAEENGLQALVEVHNEAELDRALLVGANLIGINNRNLQTFEVRLETTERLSQLIPPSCVRVAESGIACRDDVKRMAACGVDAILVGSHLMRQPDPGAALSKLTGVARR; encoded by the coding sequence ATGCAAATCTCCAGCACCGAATCTTTTCTTTCACGGATCGTGTCGAACAAGCGCGATGAAATAATTCGCGCTGAGAAAAACTTATCGTTCGCATCCTTGCAGCGACTGGCTCAAGCGCAATCCGCACCGCGTGATTTTCGCCAAGCGCTCGCCGTCGGTGAAAATATCGCCGTAATTGCCGAGATGAAAAAAGCCTCGCCCTCCGCCGGTGTGTTGCGGGAAGATTTCGATCCCGTGGCGCTGGCCAAAAGCCACGTTGCTCATGGCGCAGCGGCGCTGTCGGTTTTGACCGATGAAAAGTTTTTTGGCGGGAATTTGGAAAATTTGCAAAAGGCGCGAGCCGTTTGCGCGCTGCCGATTTTGCGCAAAGATTTCATTTTGAATCCGTATCAAATTTTGGAAGCGCGGGCGTTCGGCGCGGATGCGATTCTCCTCATTGTGGCGATGCTCGATCGCAGCCAACTGTTCGAGCTTTTATCTGCCGCCGAAGAAAACGGCCTGCAAGCTTTGGTGGAAGTGCACAACGAAGCCGAGCTTGATCGCGCCTTGCTGGTCGGCGCCAATCTCATCGGCATCAATAATCGCAACTTGCAAACCTTCGAGGTGAGGCTGGAAACCACCGAACGGCTCAGCCAGTTAATTCCGCCGTCGTGTGTGCGCGTCGCCGAATCCGGCATTGCCTGCCGTGACGATGTGAAACGCATGGCGGCTTGCGGCGTCGATGCCATTCTCGTCGGCAGCCATTTGATGCGCCAACCCGATCCCGGCGCGGCTTTGTCGAAATTAACCGGAGTCGCGCGGCGATGA
- the trpE gene encoding anthranilate synthase component I, with amino-acid sequence MRLWPSFEEFSRLARQGNLVPLSLSLPADTFTPVSIFLRLAEAQRHGFLLESVEGGEKIARYSFLGFAPRLFARYFRSCASPASRLPIERLQPQLPFDDHEPAPADIFAYLQAARKKFQPVRPAGLPRFTGGFVGYFGYDTVRDLENLPAPPPALRPESDQTTTKFPDAEFGLYDTVIVFDHVQQQILLITNVLLDDGELNVRRRYEEAGERLEKIRAQICAPLQPPESRSSSPAHLPEPHANFPRQEFLAAVGRAKEHIAAGDIFQAVLSQRFSCALSVSPFQIYRALRRINPSPYMYFLQHDENCLIGSSPEALLRVENRVAEVRPIAGTRRRGTDAAEDHRLEAELRADAKERAEHLMLVDLGRNDLGRVCEFGSVEANELMAVERYSHVMHLVSNVRGKLRPEFDAIDALRACFPAGTVSGAPKIRAMEIIDKLEPERRGPYAGAVGYLDFSGNLDTCITIRTIWTQGQQAFFQAGAGIVADSDPVREYQETIEKSRAVWNAIDLAERGLES; translated from the coding sequence ATGCGACTGTGGCCATCCTTTGAAGAATTTTCGCGGCTGGCGCGGCAGGGCAACCTCGTGCCGCTCAGCCTCTCGCTGCCGGCGGATACGTTCACGCCGGTCTCCATTTTTCTGCGGCTGGCGGAGGCACAGCGCCACGGCTTTCTCCTGGAAAGCGTCGAAGGCGGCGAAAAAATCGCGCGCTATTCCTTTCTCGGGTTTGCACCGCGCTTGTTCGCGCGTTATTTTCGTTCATGCGCTTCGCCAGCCTCCAGACTTCCGATCGAACGCTTACAGCCACAGTTGCCGTTTGACGATCACGAACCCGCGCCGGCCGATATTTTTGCTTACCTGCAAGCGGCGCGCAAAAAATTTCAACCGGTGCGGCCGGCCGGCCTGCCACGGTTCACCGGCGGTTTCGTCGGTTATTTCGGCTACGACACGGTGCGGGATTTGGAAAACCTGCCGGCGCCGCCGCCAGCGTTGCGGCCAGAATCTGATCAGACAACCACAAAATTTCCCGACGCCGAATTTGGTTTATACGACACGGTTATCGTCTTCGATCACGTGCAGCAGCAAATTTTGCTGATCACCAACGTTCTTCTCGACGACGGCGAATTGAATGTGCGGCGGCGCTACGAAGAGGCCGGCGAGCGGCTGGAAAAAATTCGCGCGCAAATTTGCGCGCCGCTGCAACCGCCGGAAAGCCGTTCTTCCTCGCCGGCGCACTTGCCCGAGCCGCACGCCAATTTTCCGCGTCAAGAATTTCTCGCCGCCGTCGGCAGAGCCAAAGAGCATATCGCCGCCGGAGACATCTTTCAGGCCGTGCTGTCGCAGCGTTTTTCCTGCGCGCTTTCGGTTTCTCCTTTTCAAATTTATCGCGCCCTGCGCCGCATCAATCCGTCGCCGTACATGTATTTTCTCCAACACGATGAAAACTGCCTGATCGGCTCGTCGCCGGAAGCGCTGCTGCGCGTTGAAAATCGCGTCGCCGAAGTGCGGCCCATCGCCGGCACGCGCCGCCGCGGCACGGACGCCGCCGAAGATCATCGCCTGGAAGCGGAACTGCGCGCGGACGCCAAGGAACGCGCCGAACATCTCATGCTCGTCGATCTTGGCCGCAACGATCTCGGCCGCGTTTGTGAATTTGGCAGCGTTGAGGCCAACGAGTTGATGGCGGTGGAGCGTTATTCGCACGTGATGCATTTGGTTTCCAACGTGCGCGGAAAATTGCGGCCCGAGTTCGATGCCATCGACGCCTTGCGCGCGTGTTTTCCCGCCGGCACCGTGAGCGGCGCGCCGAAAATCCGCGCCATGGAAATCATCGACAAACTGGAGCCGGAGCGGCGCGGGCCTTATGCCGGCGCGGTGGGGTACCTCGATTTCTCCGGCAATCTCGACACCTGCATCACCATTCGCACGATTTGGACGCAGGGCCAGCAGGCGTTTTTCCAAGCCGGCGCCGGCATCGTCGCCGATTCCGATCCGGTGCGCGAATATCAGGAAACCATTGAAAAGTCGCGCGCGGTTTGGAATGCGATTGATCTGGCGGAGCGGGGGTTGGAATCTTGA